The following nucleotide sequence is from Fibrobacter succinogenes.
GCGGAACTGCCCGAATTCGTTGCCCATGAAGTTGAGTTTTTTGCCCGGATGTGCGTACTGGAAGGCGTAGGTGAGGCGGAGATTTGCGAACTTCTGCCAGTTGTCGCCAGGCATCTTGCCGAGCATGCTGCCCTTGCCGTGCACCACTTCGTCGTGGCTGAAAACTTGTATGAAGTTTTCGCTGTAGGCGTACACCATACTGAACGTGAGCTGGTTGTGGTGGTACTTGCGGTGGATCGGTTCGTGCTGGATGTAGCTGAGGAAATCGTTCATCCAGCCCATGTTCCATTTGTAATGGAAGCCGAGGCCGCCCTGCTCAGGCGGGCGCGTGATGCTCGGGAAGCTTGTGGATTCTTCAGCAATCAAGATTGCATGCGGAGTCAAGCGGCCCATGATGCTGTTCAAGTGCTTCAGGAATTCCAGCGTGTCGTAGTTGATGTTGCCGCCATCCTTGTTCGGAACCCATTCTCCCGGACCTTTACCGTAGTCGAGATAGAGCATGGAGGCTACAGCGTCCACGCGGAGACCGTCGCAGTGGAATTCCTTGAGCCAGTACATGGCGTTTGCAATGAGGAAGTTCTTGACTTCGTTACGGCCGAGGTTAAAGATGTATGTACCCCAATGCGGGTGTTCGCCCTGACGCGGGTCGGCGTGCTCATAGCAGGCGGTGCCGTCGAAACGTCCGAGTGCGTGTGCGTCCTTCGGGAAGTGTGCCGGCACCCAGTCGAGAATCACGCCGATTTCGTTCTGGTGGCAAAGGTCCACAAAGTGACGGAACTGGTCCGGTGTACCGTAACGGCTGGTGGGCGAGTAGTACCCCGTCACCTGGTAGCCCCACGATTCGTCGAGCGGGTGTTCTGCAATCGGCAAAAATTCAACGTGGGTGTAACCCATTTCCTTGAGGTAAGGAATCAAGCGTTCCGAAAGTTCGTCCCAGTTGAGGAAACGGTCCGGATTCGCCGGGTCGCGGCGCCAAGAGCCAGCATGGACTTCGTAAATGTTCATCGGCGAACCGAAGACCTTTGTCGCCCAGTGTGTCTTCATGTAAAGATCATCGCCCCATTCGTAACCGTCGAGGTGGGTCGTGATGGATGCTGTTGCCGGGCGGACTTCGGCGAGCTTTGCAAGCGGGTCCACCTTGACATGCAAGTTGCCGTCTGCTCCGTGAATTTCGAAACGGTAGAGTTCGCCTTCGCCGAGGTTCGGAATGAAGATTTCCCAGATACCGCTAGAGCCGAGCATGCGCATTTGGTGACGGCGTCCGTCCCAGCTGTTGAAATTGCCAACGACAGAAACGGCTTGTGCGTTCGGAGCCCATACGGCAAAATGGATGCCCTTGAATCCTTGATGTTCAACGATGTTGGCGCCGAGCTTGCGATAGAGTTCGTAATGCGTGCCGGTTGCAATCAAGTGGCGGTCAAATTCGGAGAGGACCGGAAGGAATGCGTAAGGATCCACCAAGGTGTATTCGTTGCCGTCGTCTTGTTTGATAATCAACTTGTAGAAGAACGGTTCGAATTCCATATCGAGGATTGCTTCGAAAAAGCCCGTGTTGCCGAGTTTGACAAAGTCGAATTCTTCGGTTCCATCGCAAGATTCGCCGCGAACGAAGCTCGCTTGTGGCTGGTAGGTGCGGATGACTGTCTTTATTCCTCGGTCTGTTTCGAGGGGGTGTATGCCTAAAATTGAAAAGGGGTCTTTTGTCTTGAAATCCCAGATAGCCTGCATGTTTTCTGCGGTCAGGCTGGTAAAATCATTCAATTCCATAAATCTTCTCACTTAGTGTTTTAGTGAAAAGAAAAATAAAATAAAAAGACATAAAATGTGGAATGTTGCGAAAAAAACTATAAGAATTTGATACTGGTCAATGGTCGATGCTCTTTAGTCAATATTCAATGGTTGTTTGAACTTGGAATAATACGTCGTTCCTCTTTGATGCATGACTTTTGCGGTTATCCAATACGAACGCAATCGTTCGTGCAGTCTAACCTTGTTTGTCATTCTCCGTTAGGAGAATCCATAATTTCTTGTTTTATGGATCCTTGCCTTCGCGGGGCTCATCTTTGCTCTGCCCACAGCATTCTGCCAACTAGCTACTTTCTACAGTCTTTACTACATTTGCCCACAACAGGAGGTCCCGAATGGCTGTAGCTATGGAAGAAAATGCGAATCCGGTGAAGTTTGAAAAACTCTTCAAGGTAACGCCCGAGATGATTGACGAAAACAAGCACATGAACAATGTGTGGGCGGTGCAATGGGTTCAGGATATTTCGATTGCTCATTCCGATTCTGTCGGAGCAACAGATTTGATGTACCAGTTAGGATGTGCTTGGATGATCCACACGCAGTTTGTGGAATACAAGAACCAGGCTTTCTTGGGTGATGAAATCCGTGGAACAACGTGGGTGGCAAGTTACAGCAAGGTGATGAGTGTTCGCAAGTGCCGCTTTGAACGTGTTTCCGATGGCAAGGTTGTCTTTGAATCCGAAACGCAGTGGGTCTTGATGGATCCAAATAGGGGACGGCCTTTCGCCATCCCGCAAGAAATCAAGGACCGTTTCCAGATCAAGTAATTAGAAGCCTATGCTCGCTTGAACCATGTAGATTCGGTTTTCGTCCTGACCGGTGTAGTAGCCGCGTTCTTCGCCCCAAGTTGCTGCTTCAACCGAGAAGAATCGCAGGAGCTCAATTCCGATACCGGCAGACGGATAACCGCCTCTAAAACCGCCTGCAAGACGCAAGACGAGAAAGCGGATTTCGTTGTTGAGGCCCGGGAAGGCGGCGATGTTCTGTTCTATTTCAAAACCGAAGTTCAGGTGCGTAAAGAACTTGTAGTTGCGTTCGTTATTGAACATATCGGCAAAGTCAACAGCCACGTTGAACTTGCGTCCGAAACCTGAGTTGCTGTTCATGAATTTCGGGCTGTAGTTTGCGCCAATCGTAAAGTTTGGAATGAGCGTTTCATCGGCGAGTGACTTGAAGTAGATGTCGCGGAGCGATGCTCCGAAACGTATTTCGCGGTTGAACTGGTAGAGTACGCCCAGGTCTATGCCAAACGAGAATGTCTTCGAATCAAAGAAATCGTCCGTGCCATCGCCTAGCTGTTCTTTAAGGGTATCTGCAATAGTATTATAGTTGGCAAGGCCGATTGTAACCATGTTAGTCTTGTGACGCTTGACGATTTTTCCTCCCAAACCGACAGAAAGTTGATTTGGAATGATTTCGTAAGCACCTCCCATTTGGGCGACTGCATCAATAATGAATGTATCGACGACAACATAGGGGAGGATGAGACCTGCATCGATGTATGGCGCTACGCTTCCGTTCATCCAGAAGGCTGCTCCGAAGTTGTGGAACGCCAATTCTGCATCAAACTTCACTCTAGCTTCCAACGCCTTGTGGTCGTACGAGTTGATTGTCTTGATGTACTTCGGATTTTTGACAAGTGAATCGAGAATGGCGCTTGTCGTGCTTGAAATTTGAGGATGGTTGAATGTTATTGTATTGGCGTCTTTTTGGGCGTCTCGGAATAAGTCCTGAAGATCCTTGACATCGCCATACGTCGAAAGGAATGCAAAAATGTCGCCTGCACCACCAAACGTAACGCGTGCATCGCCAATCCAGTTGCGAGGGTAATAACCTTGTTCCGGGCGCTTGTCATAGTTGCCGAGTCTGTTAATTTGGGTCAGGCCTGCATAGTTGTAATGGAGGGCTTCTTTGTCATCGACTACTGCAACATGGGCTCCACCCATGGATTCTGCACGGAGCGAAAAATGTGTTGGAGATTTTGCTGTAGCTATTCCAAAAGCGCAAGCGATAAGTACAAGTATTGTTAGTTTATTCATTCTGCGTTCCTCCCATTGAACCATTGGAGGAATTGTTCTTCGCTGTAGTACTTCCAGCAACCACCGACCATTCTTATGCGTTTTTGCAAGTTGTACTTGATGTTGTTCACATCGGTATCGTGACGAATGAGTTCTTTGTTCCTGATTTTTTCGTCAAGGTCGCTGCCTGGGAAAAATAAGTCAATAGCGAATTTGAGCAAGTGGTTGTTTTTCTCGTCGCGAACATTCGGGTCGCGATAAACGAAATGCCATTCCGCTTCGTCCAAGGGTTGCCAAGTTGCTTCGGGAATGGAACGGTCTTCTGGTCCGAAAACTCCGTTCATGTTGATATCGACGGCTTGGTAGCTTCCGATAAACTTAAGCGAATCAACTTGAGCTTTGGTGAGGTCGTATGTTTTTGGATCCATTCCCTGTGCGATGAGTTCGGCGTAGTTTCGCGGCTTTCTCATCAAGACTACGGTGCGGTAGTCGCGAGCGTCTTCATCGACTTCTCCGTCACCGTCGTTATCGTAATTGTCAACAATTTCTTCGTCAACGCAACCGTCGCCATCGTCATCGATGTGGTTGCCGAATTTGAAGAACACGTCGTTACGGTCTTCACCAACGGTTTGGGCTCTTTCGTTCAGTTCTATGACTGTGTTTGCAAGCCCCACAGAAAGGTCTGCGTAATCTTCATCATCGAAATCATCACGTGTGGAGTCTGGCAAATAGGCCTTGATAATTTCGGAGGCTGTTTCCGGTGACGATTTAATGGCTTCTGCGGCTGCGGCTATATCGTTGAGGAATGGCTTTAGGCTATCGCCAAGTTCGTTCAGCGCATTGAGGTTCACCATCATGCCTGAATTGTCTGCCGAGATTACTGATGTAAGCTGCGTATGCATTCCCCTGATGCGAATTGCCGCCTTGGAAAGTTGGAGAATCGTGTAGCTATCGGCAATGTCTTTGAATTGGATTTTTTTATCGGTTTTATCCGTTGTGTCAAGAATGATGAACTTGTTGAGAAAAATCATGACGGAATCGATTCCTTTCGAAATGGAATCTGCTTTTTCATCGCTCATATCGATGAATCCGTTGGAGCTCTTGCCGTTCTTTTCAGTCCTTTGTGCGTAAGAAGCGAGCTCGAATACATTAAGCCCTTCTTGCATTTTTAGGACGGATTTACTGAGGCCAACCCACGCTTCGGAATTGCCTGAGTCCGCCCGGATGGCTTTGTTAAAATATTTGCGTGCGGCATCGTAGTTTGAGTTTTGGTATTCCAAGTAGCCATCGAGAGTAAGTGCTTCTGTGTCGTTGTTGTCGGCGTCGCGGCTACCGGTTGGGTGGAACAGATTACAGCCAGCAAAGCCTAAAGACAAAGCGAGAGCAGCAAGCCACATCCATTTGCCATGCGAAGATTTTCTCATACTGCCATTCCTGAAGAATATTTTTCTATTACTCCATACATTAAAATAACATCATTCTTTTGAAAATGAATATCTTGCTTTTTTTTATTGTCGCTTTTTACGGTATTCTCGTAAAAAAATATATTTGCGCTCGATGAATGCTTATAAAGAGTATTTTCCGACCAAGGCTTACCGCATTGCAGAAATGCGTCTTTCCTCCCTGCTCAGGGTTGAGAGGGATCGTCTAGATTCTATTGCTGCGGCGTTGGGGCGTGAGTCGGCTATTGGTCCCGACAACTTGCGGGAACAGTTGCCCGAAATACTCAAGTTCACTGAGGCATATCATGCAGCCTATGACCAATATCTAAAGGCTGTACTTGTCCAGCAACCTCGCCCTATCCAGTGCAGGCCTGCATGCGGAAATTGTTGCCACCACTACCCGATGTCGGTGGAACCTTTTGAACTGATTTTCATGTACAGCGAACTGCGCAAGAGGGACGACCTCTTGTCTTTGATGGAATCGTGCCAAATGCGTTCGGACAAGTTCGAGTCGCTTTTTGAATCGCGCAAGAGCGAAGGGCTTTCTGAAGATGACGCCGAAGACAAGGCGCTCCACGATTATTTCTCGTGGTGGAAATCTTGCCCGTTCTCCGATGGCAAGGGCGATTGCTCGGTCTACCCGTTGCGGACGGTTTCTTGTCGTATGTACTTTAGCGAAACGGACCCCGCTTATTGCACGCCGGATATGCTCCAGACCGAAAAAAACGATAGCTATATAGTTTATATGCCAGATGTCGTCGAGGATGCCGTTTACGGGATCTCGGAACATTATGCAGCGCTCGATTTGCCGGAGAGTTTTTTTGGCGGACTCCTGGCGCTGAATGGCTATGAAGGAGTCTTGGGCGCGTGAATCTGAATGATGGACAATTGGACTTGTTCGGATTTGTCCCGGCAGAAACTTTGCCCGAAGTCAAGCCTCCGTCGCCGGACTGCTCCCAGAATGGGCTTGTACACTTTAAGTACAATCCGTTGATGAAAAAAAGCATCCGCTGTAAAGGCGGGTTCTTGTTCGGGCACCCGGAAGTTTTGCTGCCCGCTTATATGAAGGCACCTGAGTTTGCGGCTGCTCGTGAACTCGCTGCTGAATGGGCCGAACATGCGGTGCGCCGCAAAACGCAAAAGAACAAGGCTGCCATCAAGGATTTGGTAAGCCGTTTTTGGCAGGCGGTCGATCAGATTTTTTCAGATAAAGGCGAAGCGCCTCTTGCAAGCAAAGGTCGTTTGCCGCCGATCCGTCCGCAAGGTGTGCATCACAATTTGACCGATGTGCTTGCTGCAATCAACAACACCTATTTTGACGGAACGCTCACGTGCCGTATCACTTGGAGCAACCGCGTGGGCGGACTCAGTTTCCACTCTGTACGCAAGGATCCGGTGACGGGCGAGGATTTTCACCTTATTAGCATTAGCCGTGGGTACGACGCTGCGAATTGTCCTTTGTATGCAATTGCAGGTGTCGTTTATCATGAATGCCTGCATATCGTGATTCCTGTCGAGGAACGCCAAGGGCGCCGCATTGTTCATGGGCGCGAGTTCCGCCAGCGCGAAAAACGCTACATTTATTACGATGAATGGATCAAGTGGCACAAAGAAGTGCTGCCGCGAAATATCCGCGCAATGAGGCACCACAAGGCTCTTTAGAATTTAGCTCGCTTCGCTCTTAGAACTTTGGTTCGACAGGCTCACCAACCTTTAAGGTCCCTGAGCTTGCCGAAGGGCCAACTAAGTTCTGCCAACTAAGTTCTGCCAACTTAATTAAATATGTCATGAATTTTCTGGAAGAACAGACTCAAGACGCCTGTGGAGTCTCCGTTTTTTTCAAGGGCGTGCTCTGGAGTGTGTACGACAATCACGGATTCGTTCTTGTCGTAGGGAATCGAGAAGTCGATGGAATTGCTGCGTTCTTCGGTGATGCTCATGGCCGCGATGCAAAGGTCTGTCTTTTCATTCACGAGCGACGGAATCAAGATATCGAAGTTCATGTCGGCAAATTTGATATTCTTGTTGAGCATCTTGCCGATTGTGTACATGATGTCGATATCGATTCCCGAAAGTTCGCCCCACTGGTAAAATTCATAAGGCGCATATAGCGCTTCGGTCCCGACAATAAGCGTGTCGCTTCCGACCCAGTCTTGTTGCATGACTCTGACGGCAGACCTGCTTTTAGACCATTTATCCTTGATTCGTTGGATTTCGCCTTTCTTTTCCAAAACTCTGATGCATGAATCGATCCTTGTTTTGAGGGGATTGTTTTTCCTCATGGCAATCCCAAATTCATCCTTGCTCAAGCGGTCCTTCAAAATGGAAAATTCTGAATGGTGTTTGAGGATGGCTTCTGCAACAGAGTAGTCTACAGCAATGGCATCGAGGTCCCTTTCTTCTAATGCTTTTGTCATTTCAGGGATATTTGCGAAATACTGGAGGCGTGGGAGTTTTATCAACTGTTGCACTTGTTCGTCAAGAGTGGCTCCCGTCTGTACACCAACAGTTTTTCCAGATAAGTCGGCAAGCTTGTAGATTTCATCGGACTTTTTGGGTTCAAGGTAAGTCATCTTGGGGACTTTGCTCAAGGAAACTTCTTTGTCGAAATCGCTTTTGCGGACAACGAAAGCTGTTTTGCCGATGTAATAGGGCTTTGAAAATTCGATATCGCTCAAGACGCTTTCAGCTTTGGTGAATGCCGAAATAATGAGGTCCGCTTCGTTGTTTTTGAGGGCTGAGACTAGCTTGTTACGTTCCGTTCTGACAATCTTGGTTTTGATGTTGAGCTTGTCTTCGAGAAGTTTAGAGATATCGATGTCGATACCTACAATTTGACTTCCGTTGATGAACGAAAATGGAGGAACGTCGGCTGAGGTTGCTATTCTCAGGACCTGCTCGGATTCGCTTTCCTTGGTGCTAATAAGTGGATTGGTTTTGGAGTTTTCGTTCCAGTGCTCGTTGAGTTCGGCCAAGGTTCCAGCCGCGTTTAAGCTGTCGATAAACTTGTTGATAATCCCCTTGAGGTTGGGAATAGAGCTGTGTTTGTTCATGCCGATAACGATTTCTTCGGTGATGCCGATATCGTTGGGGATGTAGCTAAGCCCGCTCATGCTGTCGTTAAAGGTGTGGGTGAGGATGGTTTCGTTGTAGGCGAGCGCATCGATTTCCCCGACTTGGAGTGCAAAGTAGGCGGTAATCAAGTCCGAATACGGCTTGATTTGTGCTTTGGGAAGCGTTTTTTCAATAGATTCATGAATGCCGGATGATTGCTCGACTCCAACAATGCATTTAGGTGAGTTTGCCTTGGAAGCGGCTGTCAGTTGCTTATTGTAAGTTCCCTTACAGCCTGTATTTATTGCCAAAAACGCACCGATAATAAAATTGAATATTACATAACGTATTTGCATATGTTAAATGTAAGAAATTTAAATAAAAATGCAACAAAAACATAATATTATTCAAATAAAATGTGACCGGCGTTAACCGGTCACCGTTGCAAAAGCAAAATTTTTTTTTCGTTTAAAACTCTGGATAGCCGTCTTTCAAGCTTTCGTTATAGTGCGCGCGTTCACCACCAATGAATTTCGGTCGGGTGCGGGCCGCGATTATCATGGCCTTGCCGATGTGGTTTTGCTTTAGGCGCACGGGCACGGCGACTTCGCGGAGGTGCATGCCGATAAGGGTCCCGCCGATGTCGATTCCTGCGTTTGCCTTGATATGTTCGAGCGCTACGGGAGCCTTGAAGCTTGCGTAGCACGCGGTAGCGAAGGAGCCACCAGCCTTTGGCTGGGGAACGACATTCACGATTTCGGCGTTCGGGACGGCTTCGTGCTCGATGATAATGGCTCGGTTCAAGTGTTCACAGCATTGGGCCGCGATATAGATGCCTTGCGCTCCGAAAATGCTTTGAAGCCCTTCGTAAATTGCTTTCCCGACTTCCGGGACGGAATGGCTACCGACTTGGTTGCCTAAAGTTTCGCTGGTGCTGCAACCGACAACGACGATATCGCCTTTTTTGAGTTTCGCCACTTCGATAAGTTCTGCCGCGACGTTCTTGGCATCGGACTTGATTTGTTCAACAATACTTTTGTCGTCAATTTCGTAAGTAATACCCGCCATCGATTTAGCTCCTGCTGTTTTTTTTTTGCCGTTAAAGATAAATTTTTTTTGGATTTTGTGCAAAAAAAGGCTGATTTATGGCAAAAAAATGAAAGCGTTCTGCCCAAATGCTTCTATTGCAATGTATATTGTTAATATATTGTGTGATTTGGTAATGTAATGAGTGACGAAACAGACTACTCCTCGAGCGTTATAGGCCTTGATCGAAAGAAAATCAAGGATTTCTTTTTGCGGAAACTTCCGGAAATGAAGGAAGCGGTTATTGATGCTATTATTGAAATTTTACCAAGTGTTCCGCACTATCAAGAAGAAAACGATCACTTTACGTTTAGAATTATCATGGGGAACGGAAATCCGCCCATGGGCTGGAACCGCCGTATTTATGATTTTTCGGGTGATTCTCTAGAGAACTTGTTCAAGGAACGTGTCAAGGCGTGTTTGAAGGACGTTATTCATTTTTGCAAGAGCGGTTGTGACCTGATTATCCAGCAGATGCCCGCCCGAGAAAAGGCGGAAATGTCTATCCAGGTGGGGGTGTTCCAGTCGGATTTGGGTAATGCTGGCGAAACGGAACGCGCTCTTCTCGAAAAAGGCTTTTTGCTAATCGAGTGCGTGAACCGTTCCAAGATTTGCATCAATTCGCATACTTCCACTGGCGTGAGCGACCATTTGCTTATCCGTTTTGACTTGGATGAAAATGAATTTTCGGACAATTTGCAAGATAAGGATTTGGATTCGTATCCGAAGGGATTCTGGGCCGGCTTGTTCTCGCAAATCAAGAGGGAAGTTCATGGCACCATTTGCTTGTTCGTAGATCCGTCCTGGAAAGGCAATGAAGACGAAAACTTTGACGCCGGAAAGATAGTCATCGAAGACTACAAGGAAATGCAAATCAAGCCGGATTCCATGCTGGATTCGCAATCGTACCGCGATTTGTACGAACAGAATTTTATTCGTAAGATGTTCATCTCGATGCTCAATTACGATGGCATTACGGTGATTGATACGAGTGGCTGTGTCCGTGCATTCCACTGCTTTGTGTCTATCCATCGAGGAAAGTTTACGTCGGGTGGTGCAAGACACCGTGCTTATAGGGCCTTGGCCAATTTGTTTAAGGATAACGAATATTATAAGGCTCTTTATTTCCAGTCGCAAGAAGGAAACATCAGGTTCTATCACAAGTTCCGTGTTTCTCCGGCGTTTGATTCTGCGGTGATGGATGATTCCGGGGACGAACAGGATAATGTTAAGGCAGTATCGCCCAATGCGGATCATGTGGATGCAAAAACGGCATCGCTTGCTTCGGCTGTCAATGCGGGCGTTACTGAATCTTCTAGTATTGATGAGACGGCTCCGTTGTCGGAATTCCTCAATCGCTTGCGCGATGCGCACTTGGGTATTGACAACTTCTACAATGAACCTAAACCAGCCGAAGATTTGTACAACGCCACTCTCGAAATGACGGATGAATCCTGGGGACGCGTCAATGTGGAACGTATTGTTAACGTGCCGCTTATTTGCTTGATCGGTAACTCGTACGGTTATTCGACGAACGCTGAACCGTTCCTCAAAAAGATACTGGAAAAAATCCCGAATTCCGTTTGGACGATTTACTTGAACAACAAGTGCTACGAGGACTCTTCGCTTTCTTCAACGCTGGGGAGCAAGAACCAGGAAAGCCAGTGGTCCAAGCTCATGAACGAGACCGGCCCTGACGATGCCAATGCAGAAAAGTATGTGACCGATGAATTGGCGGAGCACATCAAGACTGTCTATAAGCACGTGAGCAAACAGTTCGCCGAGAAGTTCGAAGAAGAACGCAACCTCTGGGAAAATTTGTTTAAGGGATACTAGAACTTAGAACTTAGCTCGCTTCGCTCTTAGAACTTAGAGCTTTGGTTCGACAGGCTCACCAACCTTTAAGGTCCCTGCCTGTACTGAGCAAGGTCGAAGTAAGCTTGCCGAAGGGCCAACTAAACTCTGCCAACTAAACTTTTTCGGTTGCTTTCTTTTCCTTGTAGAACAGATACACCATCCACACAAGTCCTGCGAGGATCATCACGGAGCAGAGGGTTTGACCGCGGCTCATGCCAAAGAGATCCACGCGTCCAAGATGGGCGTCCGGCTTGCGGAAAAATTCAATGAAGAAGCGGAATAGACCGTAGCCCATTAAGTAAAGGCAAGGAATCTTGTCGTGAAGTTTTGGAATTTTGCGTAAGTTGTACAAAACGATGAACAACACAACGCCTTCGAAAATCATTTCGTAAAGCTGGCTCGGGTGGTGGAGTATCGGGTTCGCGAGAGTGCTGTCGTGGGCGAGCGGGAACCACATACCGATAGCGCTAGTCGTTGCTTCTCCGAAAAGTTCACCGTTGATGAAGTTGCCCCAGCGGCCCCAGGTGTAGGCAAGCGGTGCGGCAAGCATGGCTAGGTTTAATGTTTTCCAGACGTCGAGCTTGTTGCGCTTTGCGCCGATGCAGAAAAACAAGATGCCCAAAATAAGTCCACCGTGGTAAGACATTCCTGAAATCCCGACAAAGTGGCTGCCGAGTTCATCGTGCGTAAACGGCAAGATGATTTCGAGGGGGTTCGAAAGATAGTAGCCCGGTTTATAGAAGAAAACGTAACCGAGACGGGCGCCGAGCAAGATGCCTGCGATAATCCAGGTGAATATGTTATCGAGCTGTTCCTTGGTGTAACCCAGTTTTTCTTTCTCGCTGATTTTCCACATGGTGAGGTAGGCGGTCACGAACGCAAAAATGTACATGACACCGTACCAGTGGACTGGAAAACCAACGAAAGGAATCGTGAAGGCTATTCCGTCGAAGTAAGTCGGTATTAAGTTCCACCAAGATAATTCCATAATGTTCCTGCTTCTTTTGTGTTCAAATCTAAATTATTTTTTTTGTTCGAGGTTTTGGTGCGCCCAATAGTTGATGACTGTTGCTGCGACCTGCGTTGCCGGTTGCGAACGAATTTCTTTGTGCATCTGCATGACGATGACGACAATGGATTTGCTCGGGTTCGCCCTGGATTCGGCAAATCCCATGAACCAGTCGTAACGGCCTGCAGGATCTTTCCCGTCGAGCGAGCCAGTTTTTCCGCCGAGGCGGAGCGCTTCGAAGTTTTTCTTTGCCATGTTCTTTGTGGACATGTGCTTGTGGGCTGTGCCTTGCGCTACTGATCGGAGCATGGATTCGCGGAGACCATAGTAGGTGTTTTCAGTGAATTTTCCGATGTCAAGCGCGAGTGACCGTTGCGGGGCGAATGGCGCCATGTCGCGAGCCCATGGGATTTGGAGCGGCTTCTTTGTGAGGATAGCGCGGACTTGCGCTGCGGCAAGAAGCGGCGTGAGTGTTGTCGATGTTGTAAAACCGCAGGCGACTTCGGCAAGGCCGTAGCCTGTGTCCGGGGCGGTGTAGCTCGATGCGTTCGGGGCGTTGCCCGGGAAGCGCTTGTTGTAACCTAGCTTTGCGGCGGCAGAGAGCAGGCGCTTTGCGCCGACTGATTTTCCGACGATGGCCATCGGCGGGTTCGCGGAGCGGGCAAACGCTTCGGAAAGTTCCATCGTGGGGCCTTTATATTTTTCGGGAACGCGGAGCTGGTTCAAGTAGAGCGTGTGGTGGCGCCCCATCATCGGGATACGTGTGTTGAGCGAATAGCGGTTGCTTTCCATGGCGGCGGCGATGGTTACAAGCTTTGCAAGGGATGCCGCGGGGAAGGTGGGACGCCCAATCCAGTCGGGCCTGTTTTGTATTTTGCCGTCGCGGCGTTCACCCCAGGCAATGATTTCGTTTGTCTTTGTATCGACGACGAGGATGATGCCCAAGTCCGGGTGGTAGCGACGTAATAAAATGTCAATTTTTTCAGCGAGGAAGGGATTCTTTTGCGACTTGATGTGGAGCGTGTCGCGGACGTTGTTTGTGCTGCCTGCGGTTCCGGTGCTGTCGAGAGACTTGTCGAAGTCGTTGTCTTCGATTCCGGTGAGGGCGGCAAGTCCGTTGGGGTTTTCGCTAACAATGGAATCGAATGCGTTTGTGTCGCTAAAGTCGGTTATAAAGGCGGCTGTGTCGGCTAGCGAATCTATGGCTAGCGCTGTCTCTTGTTTTTCGACGGTTGGCGCTACCTCGTCTTTCGTGGAACAATGAACAATGGCTACAATAATCAATATAAGAACGGTAATCGCGATGGCGCGGTTACGCATTCTTTGTGCGTAGGGGAGTCTTTCCATGGAGTTACTTGAAGAATGTCTTTCTGTAGTAAGCGAGTTCGGCAATACTTTCGCGGATGTCGTTTAACGCTTCGTGGCGCTTTTCTTTTTGAAATTCTTCGAACTCTGGATACCAGCGGAACG
It contains:
- a CDS encoding YkgJ family cysteine cluster protein, producing MNAYKEYFPTKAYRIAEMRLSSLLRVERDRLDSIAAALGRESAIGPDNLREQLPEILKFTEAYHAAYDQYLKAVLVQQPRPIQCRPACGNCCHHYPMSVEPFELIFMYSELRKRDDLLSLMESCQMRSDKFESLFESRKSEGLSEDDAEDKALHDYFSWWKSCPFSDGKGDCSVYPLRTVSCRMYFSETDPAYCTPDMLQTEKNDSYIVYMPDVVEDAVYGISEHYAALDLPESFFGGLLALNGYEGVLGA
- a CDS encoding thioesterase family protein, producing the protein MAVAMEENANPVKFEKLFKVTPEMIDENKHMNNVWAVQWVQDISIAHSDSVGATDLMYQLGCAWMIHTQFVEYKNQAFLGDEIRGTTWVASYSKVMSVRKCRFERVSDGKVVFESETQWVLMDPNRGRPFAIPQEIKDRFQIK
- a CDS encoding tetratricopeptide repeat protein codes for the protein MRKSSHGKWMWLAALALSLGFAGCNLFHPTGSRDADNNDTEALTLDGYLEYQNSNYDAARKYFNKAIRADSGNSEAWVGLSKSVLKMQEGLNVFELASYAQRTEKNGKSSNGFIDMSDEKADSISKGIDSVMIFLNKFIILDTTDKTDKKIQFKDIADSYTILQLSKAAIRIRGMHTQLTSVISADNSGMMVNLNALNELGDSLKPFLNDIAAAAEAIKSSPETASEIIKAYLPDSTRDDFDDEDYADLSVGLANTVIELNERAQTVGEDRNDVFFKFGNHIDDDGDGCVDEEIVDNYDNDGDGEVDEDARDYRTVVLMRKPRNYAELIAQGMDPKTYDLTKAQVDSLKFIGSYQAVDINMNGVFGPEDRSIPEATWQPLDEAEWHFVYRDPNVRDEKNNHLLKFAIDLFFPGSDLDEKIRNKELIRHDTDVNNIKYNLQKRIRMVGGCWKYYSEEQFLQWFNGRNAE
- a CDS encoding transporter substrate-binding domain-containing protein — encoded protein: MAINTGCKGTYNKQLTAASKANSPKCIVGVEQSSGIHESIEKTLPKAQIKPYSDLITAYFALQVGEIDALAYNETILTHTFNDSMSGLSYIPNDIGITEEIVIGMNKHSSIPNLKGIINKFIDSLNAAGTLAELNEHWNENSKTNPLISTKESESEQVLRIATSADVPPFSFINGSQIVGIDIDISKLLEDKLNIKTKIVRTERNKLVSALKNNEADLIISAFTKAESVLSDIEFSKPYYIGKTAFVVRKSDFDKEVSLSKVPKMTYLEPKKSDEIYKLADLSGKTVGVQTGATLDEQVQQLIKLPRLQYFANIPEMTKALEERDLDAIAVDYSVAEAILKHHSEFSILKDRLSKDEFGIAMRKNNPLKTRIDSCIRVLEKKGEIQRIKDKWSKSRSAVRVMQQDWVGSDTLIVGTEALYAPYEFYQWGELSGIDIDIMYTIGKMLNKNIKFADMNFDILIPSLVNEKTDLCIAAMSITEERSNSIDFSIPYDKNESVIVVHTPEHALEKNGDSTGVLSLFFQKIHDIFN
- the glgB gene encoding 1,4-alpha-glucan branching protein GlgB, which codes for MELNDFTSLTAENMQAIWDFKTKDPFSILGIHPLETDRGIKTVIRTYQPQASFVRGESCDGTEEFDFVKLGNTGFFEAILDMEFEPFFYKLIIKQDDGNEYTLVDPYAFLPVLSEFDRHLIATGTHYELYRKLGANIVEHQGFKGIHFAVWAPNAQAVSVVGNFNSWDGRRHQMRMLGSSGIWEIFIPNLGEGELYRFEIHGADGNLHVKVDPLAKLAEVRPATASITTHLDGYEWGDDLYMKTHWATKVFGSPMNIYEVHAGSWRRDPANPDRFLNWDELSERLIPYLKEMGYTHVEFLPIAEHPLDESWGYQVTGYYSPTSRYGTPDQFRHFVDLCHQNEIGVILDWVPAHFPKDAHALGRFDGTACYEHADPRQGEHPHWGTYIFNLGRNEVKNFLIANAMYWLKEFHCDGLRVDAVASMLYLDYGKGPGEWVPNKDGGNINYDTLEFLKHLNSIMGRLTPHAILIAEESTSFPSITRPPEQGGLGFHYKWNMGWMNDFLSYIQHEPIHRKYHHNQLTFSMVYAYSENFIQVFSHDEVVHGKGSMLGKMPGDNWQKFANLRLTYAFQYAHPGKKLNFMGNEFGQFREWNEKRSLDWHLVSWDSHGKVLQMMKVLNHIYKENAPFWEIDHYYTGFEWIWCDDADNSIVSFVRKDDHGNMILCVFNFTPVVRNDYRLGAPARGAWKEIFNTDAAMFGGSNVGNLGEVWTQDIPWQNREWSLNIKLPPLAAVYFKLER